Genomic segment of Vitis riparia cultivar Riparia Gloire de Montpellier isolate 1030 chromosome 19, EGFV_Vit.rip_1.0, whole genome shotgun sequence:
TCACACTGCATTTAGAGCTAGTGAGTTACACTCATGGTATTTTGATAGTGGTTGTTCACGTCATATGACAGGTAATAGATCATTCTTCACTAATTTCACTGAATTTGATGGAGGAAATGTGACTTTTGGTGATGGCAATGTTGCTAGTGTGAAAGGGAAAGACACAATTTGTGTTCCCGGGATCCTTAACCTTGAAGAGGTTTTATATGTGGAAGGATTGAAAGCTAACTTGATTAGCATTAGTCAAATATGTGACAAGAAGTTCAATgttcaattttcacaaaatttatgtAAAGTGTTTGATTTGAAGGGAAATTGTGTGATGATTGGTTTGAGAACTTCTGATAATTGCTATGTTGTTTGTCAAAATCCTTCtacctctttttcttcttctcttatgTGTGGTAgttcaaaaattgaatcaatcgATTTGTGGCACTGTAGGTTGGGTCATTTAAACTACCGTGACTTGATGAAGGTTGCAAATAATGAAGTCATCAAAGGGATTCCTAAGCTTGGAAAACCCTCTAATCCTATTTGTGGTCCTTgtcaaaagggaaaacaaacaaTGAGTACACATAAGAGAGTTGATGAAATTTTGACCTCTAAACCTTTAGAACTCTTACATATGGACCTCATGGGACCAATGAGAACTGAGAGTTTAGGGGGTAAGAAATACATTTTGGTGATGGTTGATGACTATTCTAGGTATGCATGGGTTGCATTCCTAAGAGATAAGAGTGAGGCATTCATAAATTTCAAGGACAttggtttgaaaattcaaaatgaaaaatggcaTCCCATTGAAAGAATTAGGAGTGATAGGGGGAGAGAATTtgacaattcaattttttttgaattttgtcaTTCTCTAGGAATCAAACATGAGTTTTCCGCTCCTAGaacacctcaacaaaatggggtagttgagagaaaaaatcgTATCCTTCAAGAAATGGCCCGAACTATGCTAAATCAGCATGAACTCCCTACACATTTTTGGGCTGAAGCCATCAACACCGCTTGCTATACTTCCAATAGAACTCACATGCGTCCTCATACTAGGAAGACTTGTTATGAGCTGTGGAAAGGTAAGAAACCTAATGTGAAGTACTTTAGGGTGTTTGGAAGTAGATGTTATGTCTTGAAAGATCATGAAAATCTTGGAAAGTTTGAATCCAAGAGTGAAGAAGGGATATTCTTAGGATATTCCTCCAAAAGTCGGGCATATAGAGTAtacattttaagttcaaaatgtATGGTGGAATCAATCAAtgtgattgtggatgatataggATCAAGGTCAAGAGAGTGTGATGATGATAGAATTGATGTGTCAAAAGATACTGAAGTGATTGAAGAAAAATCTGAAGATGAAAAGttaagtgaagatgaagaaaagaaagatgagCAAGGAAAGAAAGGAGATAGGGGGAGAATTGagccatcaaagaaaaataagtcaaTGGTACCTAAGAACCATCCTTTGAGCAATGTGATTGGGAACTATGAGGATAGCATGGTAACAAGGAGACAATCCAAGCTAAATGAGGTAAGCTATGTTTGATATACCTCCCAAATTGGACcaaaaaatgttgaagaagcCTTGAATGATGAAGCTTGGGTAGATGTTCTTCATGAAGAGCTAAATCAATTTTCTAGAAATGATGTTTGGTTCTTAGTGCCTAGACCAAAAGATGTGAATGTCATTGGaacaaaatggattttcaaaaataagatggatgaaaatggtGTGATTGTGAGAAATAAAGCTAGGTTAGTTGCTCAAGGGTTCAAGCAAATTGAgggaattgattttgatgaaaccTTTGCTCCAGTTGCAAGACTTGAACCCATTCGAATACTCTTAGCTGTAGCTTGTGTAtggaaatttaaattgtttcaaatggatgtcaagagtgCCTTTCTAAATGGGATCCTTAATGAAGAAGTGTATGTGGAGCAACCCAAAGGGTTTTAAGACCCTAGGTATCCAAATCATGTCTATAGACTTAGAAAAGCTCTCTATGGCTTAAAGCAAGCTCCTAGAgcttggcatgaaagactcACATCCTATCTTCTTAAGAGAGGATTCATGAGAGGGGGAGCTGATCAAACATTGTTCATTAGAAGAAATAATGAAGTGTTCTTGGTAGCACAAatctatgtggatgacattgtgTTTGGCTCTACCTCCAGTGAGTGCGCTTTAGATTTTGCCAAAGAGATGAAAAGTGAGTTTGAGATGAGCATGGTAGGAGAATTGACCTATTTTCTTGGTTTCCAAGTGaaacaactcaaggatgggATTTTCCTATCCCAATCCAAGTACGCAAGGGAACTTGTCAAAAAGTTTGGGCTTGAGTCAACTAAACATTTTAGGACACTAATGCCAACCAACCTAAAGCTAAGTAAGGATGAATCCGGGAAAGGGGTAGAGGAAACATTGTATAGGAGCATGATTGGTAGCCTCTTGTACCTCACTGCTAGTAGACCGGACATAGCTTTTAGTGTTGGAGTGTGTGCTAGGTATGAGGCATGTCCTAAGGAATCTCATCTCATAGCTCTTAAGCATATCATTAGGTACATTGCTGGTACTTTAGAGCTGGGTCTTTGGTATCCATTTGACACTCATTCTGATGTAGGTTGCTACATTGATGTCGATTGGGTTGGAAATGTGGATGATAGGAAAAGCACTTCAGGTGGTTGTTTCTATATTGGAAATTGTTTGGTTGCTTGGATGAGTAAGAAGCAAAACTCTGTTTCGCTTTCCACAGCTGAAGCGGAATACATTGTTGCCGGTAGTTGTTGTTCCCAGCTTTTGtggatcaagcaaatgttgagAGACTATGGGATTGATCAAGGAACCATGGTAGTGTTTTGTGACAATACTAGTGCAATCAACATCTCCAAGAACCCTCTTCTGTACTCTAGAACAAAACACATTGACATTAGACATCACTTCATTCGTGACTTAGTTGAAGACAAAGTGGTGTCATTGGAATATGTTCCAACTGAGGGTCAAATTGCTGATATTCTTACTAAACCTTTGGATGTGTCTAGGTTTGAATCACTTAGAAAGTCCATAGGTTTATGCACAGTCAATTGATTTTCTCTAGAACCTGTCTAGGACACCTTCTTGCATATCCTTGAGTCCTAGTTGTCTTCCTATGTTCCTAACTTTAATCAAGTTGATGTCCTTTTGTTTTGGTTCAatcctttcttcatttttgataaattttcaacatttgTTGAGTTCATGAGAGTGACATGCTTACACTTTTGTTTAAGAGTTAAATTGACTCTTAATGATCTTAAAAGTTTCAAGATGTTTTtatctccttggcttgattggTAAACATGATATTGAATCCttgctattttgatttgattagaAAAACCTCAAAAGgttagcttcattttttttaagtgagtaACAGCTCATGGTTGAACCTTGTGATTACATAAATTGTGAGTAATGTTCTTTATAGTCTAAATGCAAACTTATGTTTatctattaagcattaaaaagtgAGTAAAGTCATCCAGAATATCCTTGAGTGTTTAATATTATTCTTCCTTGATTGTTTGCCctttctttgaaattaaaaaaaaaaaaaggaagaaaagaaaaatattaagtttccCAGAATGGTTATGGCTCCTTGGCAATGTTTCAAGAGTTAAAAAGCCTCCATTGCAAGAGTGGGACATTCCTTATGTTGTTATGTTGTAAAGGCCACCTTAGTGatcctcaaatttaaaaaaaaaaaaaaaaaaatgatcctaAGAGTGAAGCTCATGTTTGTGAAATCATTTCAATGCTCAATGTGAAAAACAAatgttgtatgaattttttttgggatgTGAATAAGCCGTGTTAAACAGAAATCCGGCCAAGAGAGGTGCAAATTGACTTCTTGGaatattatattgaatttctttagGAAAGAAGTGtgtcttgaaaatgattttttaccTTATGGGTGGATATAGGTTTATAAGTGGAAAGAAATTAACATACTCACTATTTTATGGCGTCATGAGTAAGTCTTCTTTGAGCTTAAACATACTTGTTAGAATGTTgataatcatttgttttttacctattcatttaataaatttggaagGTTCTTCAatctttatgtttattaattttgtctAAAGTTAAGCTCTTGGTAGCATTCTTGTTCAATATGAATCAATTCTAACTCATTGATTGAAAGATAAGTATGTCATCCTATTGAATCTTAGCTATGgtgaatcaaattttcaatgtttGGAAAGCTTGTtggttttcttgtgtttttttgttgtaaatttTTTGCCTAAGTCATTTTTCAGTAGGGTGTCGATCGATCTGCTGAATTTGTGGATCGATCCACTGTGTGCACAGTCATGTGACCGAGAGCCCTTGAACGATGTGTGGATCGACCCACCAAGATCGATACCACTTGACTCCAACACTTAGAAATTTTTTGTGAAAAGTTTCCTGCAGTTGCACAATTTTGTTCATTCACCGAGAGCTCTTGAACGAAGTGTGGATCGATCCACCAAGATCGATACCACTTATGCATTTgtgtcaaattccatttttgCCCTCATCTGGTTCAACTCCTTTGGTTTAATGAATCAGGggtattttcataattttttttatataattaaaaaaaaaaaactcaaaatccctaaacattttttctttgttttgtgtgAAAATttccaattggtgtctcagctgattcatgtccagctggtgctctttgattgagagagtaatcaacaaaatttataacctatatcaccatgcattaggataactttagctaatatagcatagtggctctaggatcgttctctgggaagggttttcaactcacaactgatactaatttaaagtaaatttgtgctttttcatttcaaggttagcttaagaaataaaacacaaactttggttaaatgaggttttgtttcaagctaactaaaaagaaagtaatggaaattacttatgaagaaaaacattccttgaaGGTTTGGGTTcataggggaggttccttatgcaaaaacagagttccggtcatttggttcatttcctcgcattagagaattaacatatagtcatttctctaactggtgttgtacaaatgtatcctttaaatggatttcagctctaattccctctcactgatgcaacttgcaatggctcgtgcctctcacctagcattttccatgcaaggtgatctttaactttggacttcccttctcaagctcacaagagataaccaatggatgtctccttggagtccaaaagcttaccaagtgttggcaattctagaactCGCCaaaggtaaactagtgcatctccatggacggagatcacttgccttaccaagtattggctcaagtgaattgaaggtgttttaagttaactaaaaacatagaaatcattaaaggatcacactttctcttcattaatggttgaaaccacaaagctactaattcttgcacttggaacctttcccggcaaccttagctccaaggaactaaaagtctaaccactcattctctgaggaaacttcctcagagcttgtttggctagtaagaaaaattaacaagaaaacacaaatatgaaggaaaaccagagcaagtgctctgtaatatatatttttttcctctcacCGATTACATATGTGATATATGATATCTTTGTAAAGAAGattacaaaactatatatatgaggttattcaccctttgttcttacttaaagactaaggaatcctatgataggtgggttacaaagagagtttggggatttagacatcaaatatctaaagcaaaatatcccaaaatgtcggtcgcaaatatcgggaagcttcaggagaacactgcAGCTGTGCATGATGGCTGTgaaatggatccggcgaatcgcgagtgtctgacgagccaagctgtccggaGAATCTGAATAGTCGGCTgtggatgctctccgggtaagtgctatcagaggatccgaacatgtctgaccggggaagttgaaacgtcctcctctcccatccggcgtcaggtaccggatgtgaaatatccggataAGGGTGAAATGATGgcagacagaattccggatgtgagacatccggagaaggtggaacttaggccggacagaattcctaCCCTCCCCTCCctcccgggtggaatgagctatgtcgcgcgtcgcaagggggaccgtctacgtgtgcaaggtgtagggacccctcctcctgatgacacggagcgcgcatcgctatccggagcaaTTCTATCCGGATCCCCAAGAAGACATGTGgagcgctcccctatccggactccctcagggagaaacACACGACACTCGTGATCATCACACCCCttgacgatagcatatcctatccggatatgttgtccggatcattgactaaagtgagcaagccttgctatgtcattccgacagcctgccacaactcacgttccgccgccctccaatggtgtgtccggacgccctgtccggacatcttttgccaaggattccaaagaactctcctcaatctcggattgctttggtgatcagaaagttatcaaaacaccaaaacttaacacaatttgattagaat
This window contains:
- the LOC117909027 gene encoding uncharacterized mitochondrial protein AtMg00810-like codes for the protein MRGGADQTLFIRRNNEVFLVAQIYVDDIVFGSTSSECALDFAKEMKSEFEMSMVGELTYFLGFQVKQLKDGIFLSQSKYARELVKKFGLESTKHFRTLMPTNLKLSKDESGKGVEETLYRSMIGSLLYLTASRPDIAFSVGVCARYEACPKESHLIALKHIIRYIAGTLELGLWYPFDTHSDVGCYIDVDWVGNVDDRKSTSGGCFYIGNCLVAWMSKKQNSVSLSTAEAEYIVAGSCCSQLLWIKQMLRDYGIDQGTMVVFCDNTSAINISKNPLLYSRTKHIDIRHHFIRDLVEDKVVSLEYVPTEGQIADILTKPLDVSRFESLRKSIGLCTVN